In one Streptomyces sp. NBC_01288 genomic region, the following are encoded:
- a CDS encoding FAD/NAD(P)-binding protein, producing the protein MSSVNASDGEPARVPASVSVAVVGAGPRGTSVLERLCASAPDLLPPGTRLTVHVVDPAPPGPGRVWRSAQSPELLMNTVASQVTLFTDASVDCSGPVRPGPSLHEWAPAELGPDDYPTRAHYGRYLEWVFARTVREAPESVHVEPHTARAVRLDDTPDGHQCLTLDNGRTLSALSAVVLAQGHLPTAPDTTHRRLTSYADRHGLRHIPPANPADVDLTVVRPGEPVLLRGLGLNFFDHTALLTTGRGGRFVRTENGGLRYLPSGNEPRLYAGSRRGIPYQARGDNAKGPYGRHTPLLLTPEAISAFRKRADSAEPPEFLTEIWPLVAKEVETTYYTALLRPSRRPELTEFTERFLAVPHRDPQEALILDEFGVVTADRWCWERLARPYTERDLAEPAAWRDWLLSYLREDAEHAALGNVDGPLKAALDVLRDLRNELRLVVDHGGLAGTSRRDHLDRWYTPLNAFLSIGPPRRRIEELAALVAAGVVEVLGPRLEVREADGAWVARSPEVPGSAVRVTTLIEARLPEPDLRRTADELLGRLLRTGRCRPHTVDGYETGGLDVTPRPYRLIDRQGGVHARRFAFGVPTEGVHWVTAAGARPGVDSVTLSDADAVARAVLRAATAEPEPQTEAEQWPNVELASID; encoded by the coding sequence TTGTCTTCAGTGAACGCGTCCGACGGCGAACCGGCCCGCGTCCCGGCCTCCGTCTCGGTCGCCGTGGTCGGCGCCGGTCCGCGCGGCACCAGCGTCCTGGAACGCCTCTGCGCCTCCGCGCCGGACCTCCTCCCGCCCGGCACCCGGCTCACCGTCCACGTCGTCGACCCGGCGCCCCCGGGCCCCGGCCGCGTCTGGCGCTCCGCGCAGTCCCCCGAGCTGCTGATGAACACCGTGGCCTCCCAGGTGACCCTCTTCACCGACGCCAGCGTCGACTGCTCGGGCCCGGTCCGCCCCGGCCCGAGCCTGCACGAGTGGGCGCCCGCCGAACTGGGCCCGGACGACTACCCCACCCGCGCCCACTACGGCCGCTACCTGGAGTGGGTGTTCGCCCGCACCGTCCGCGAGGCCCCCGAGTCCGTTCACGTGGAACCGCACACCGCCCGCGCCGTACGCCTCGACGACACTCCCGACGGCCACCAGTGCCTCACCCTCGACAACGGCCGTACCCTGTCCGCCCTTTCGGCCGTGGTCCTGGCCCAGGGCCACCTCCCGACGGCCCCGGACACCACCCACCGCCGCCTCACCTCCTACGCCGACCGCCACGGCCTGCGCCACATCCCGCCCGCCAACCCGGCCGACGTGGACCTGACCGTCGTACGCCCCGGCGAACCGGTCCTGTTGCGCGGCCTGGGCCTCAACTTCTTCGACCACACAGCCCTGTTGACGACAGGCAGGGGCGGCCGTTTCGTCCGCACGGAGAACGGCGGCCTGCGCTACCTCCCCTCCGGCAACGAGCCCCGCCTGTACGCCGGTTCACGCCGAGGCATCCCGTACCAGGCCCGCGGCGACAACGCGAAGGGCCCCTACGGCCGACACACCCCCCTCCTCCTCACCCCCGAGGCGATATCCGCCTTCCGTAAACGCGCCGACTCCGCCGAGCCGCCCGAATTCCTCACGGAGATATGGCCGTTGGTGGCGAAGGAGGTGGAGACGACCTACTACACCGCGCTGCTACGGCCCTCCCGGCGCCCGGAGTTGACGGAATTCACCGAGCGCTTCCTCGCCGTCCCGCACCGGGACCCCCAAGAGGCCCTGATCCTGGACGAGTTCGGGGTCGTAACCGCCGACCGCTGGTGCTGGGAACGGCTGGCGCGGCCGTATACGGAACGCGATCTCGCGGAACCTGCGGCCTGGCGGGACTGGCTGCTGTCGTATCTGCGCGAGGACGCCGAGCACGCGGCGCTCGGCAATGTGGACGGCCCGCTCAAGGCGGCCCTGGACGTGCTGCGCGATCTGCGCAACGAACTCCGGCTGGTCGTCGACCACGGCGGTCTGGCGGGCACCTCCCGCCGTGACCACCTGGACCGTTGGTACACGCCGCTCAACGCGTTCCTGTCGATCGGCCCGCCCCGGCGCCGTATCGAGGAGTTGGCGGCGCTGGTGGCGGCGGGCGTGGTGGAGGTGCTCGGGCCGCGGCTTGAGGTGCGGGAGGCGGACGGCGCCTGGGTCGCGCGCTCCCCGGAGGTGCCGGGCTCGGCGGTGCGTGTGACAACCCTCATAGAGGCGCGGCTCCCCGAACCGGACCTGCGCCGTACCGCCGACGAACTGCTCGGCCGGCTGCTGAGGACGGGCCGGTGCCGACCGCACACGGTGGACGGTTACGAAACGGGCGGACTCGACGTAACACCACGTCCGTACCGTCTGATCGACCGTCAAGGAGGCGTCCACGCACGGCGGTTCGCGTTCGGGGTGCCCACGGAGGGCGTGCACTGGGTGACCGCGGCGGGTGCTCGTCCAGGGGTGGATTCGGTCACGCTTTCGGACGCCGACGCGGTGGCGAGAGCGGTTCTACGTGCGGCGACGGCCGAACCGGAACCGCAAACGGAAGCTGAACAGTGGCCGAATGTTGAACTTGCAAGCATTGATTAG